A single region of the Triticum dicoccoides isolate Atlit2015 ecotype Zavitan chromosome 2B, WEW_v2.0, whole genome shotgun sequence genome encodes:
- the LOC119360963 gene encoding cell number regulator 2-like produces MASLNNDSWSIGLYGCCDDRVCAAGCLTFFCPCVAFGRIAEIVDRGGTSCCVSGTLYMLLASVTGGWGCLYSCCYRSRLREQYGLKEKPCADCCVHWSCEFCALCQEYRELKNRGFDMRLGWHANMEKMGKSAATVAPQAYSGMTR; encoded by the exons ATGGCCAGCCTGAACAACGACTCCTGGTCGATTGGCCTCTACGGCTGCTGTGACGAT CGCGTGTGTGCTGCAGGCTGCCTGACGTTCTTCTGCCCGTGCGTGGCCTTCGGGAGGATCGCCGAGATAGTCGACAGGGGAGGCACAT CGTGCTGTGTGAGCGGGACGCTGTACATGCTGCTGGCCTCGGTGACGGGGGGATGGGGCTGCCTCTACTCCTGCTGCTACCGCTCCAGGCTGCGGGAGCAGTACGGGCTCAAGGAGAAGCCCTGCGCCGACTGCTGCGTCCACTGGTCCTGCGAGTTCTGCGCCCTGTGCCAGGAGTACCGCGAGCTCAAGAACCGCGGCTTTGACATGCGCCTCG GGTGGCACGCCAACATGGAGAAGATGGGGAAGAGCGCTGCCACCGTCGCGCCTCAGGCTTACTCGGGGATGACTCGCTAG